One stretch of Halobaculum marinum DNA includes these proteins:
- a CDS encoding Rid family detoxifying hydrolase — protein MKRIVSTDEAPAAVGAYSQATTNGDLLFTAGQIPLTPDGDLKDDAPIAEQTELALDNLLAIVEEAGAEAADVLKTTVFLADIDDFEEMNETYATYFDEEPPARSAVQAGALPKGVGVEIEAVVALE, from the coding sequence ATGAAACGGATCGTCTCCACGGACGAGGCTCCGGCGGCGGTCGGCGCGTACAGTCAGGCGACGACGAACGGCGACCTGCTGTTCACCGCGGGCCAGATCCCCCTGACCCCCGACGGCGACCTGAAAGACGACGCCCCCATCGCCGAGCAGACGGAACTCGCGCTCGACAACCTCCTCGCCATCGTCGAGGAGGCGGGCGCCGAGGCCGCGGACGTGCTCAAGACGACGGTGTTCCTCGCGGACATCGACGACTTCGAGGAGATGAACGAGACGTACGCCACCTACTTCGACGAGGAGCCACCGGCGCGCTCGGCGGTGCAGGCGGGCGCGCTCCCGAAGGGCGTCGGCGTCGAAATCGAGGCGGTCGTCGCGCTGGAGTAG
- the ilvA gene encoding threonine ammonia-lyase, producing the protein MLSYDDVLAAREHVETVAVRTPLNHSFSFSEMTGADVHLKLENTQRTGAFKIRGAMNRIAALTDEERERGVVTASAGNHAQGVALAATRAGVDSTIVMPKYAPVSKVEATRRYGGDVVLHGIDYDEAQAHAHEIEREEDMVYLHAFEDDLVMAGQGTIGLEIAEQCPEVDTVVVPIGGGGLISGVATALKGALDDVRVVGVQAAGADSAARSMREGHRVELAGVDTVADGIAVREVGEHTFPYIRERVDEVVTVDDEEIAEALTLLLERSKTVVEGAGAVALAAVLEEKFDYAEGETIVPALCGGNIDMNTLITVILRGLVRMGRYLKVSLELKDRPGELERVAGIIAREDANVYALSHDRTSRDIAVDAADLEIELETHGDEHAARVVAALEEAGYEVEVLA; encoded by the coding sequence ATGCTCAGCTACGACGACGTGCTCGCCGCCCGCGAGCACGTCGAGACGGTCGCGGTTCGGACACCGCTGAACCACTCGTTCAGCTTCTCGGAGATGACTGGTGCGGACGTGCACCTGAAACTGGAGAACACTCAGCGGACGGGGGCGTTCAAGATCCGCGGGGCGATGAACCGGATCGCGGCGCTCACCGACGAGGAGCGCGAGCGCGGCGTCGTCACCGCCAGCGCCGGCAACCACGCGCAGGGCGTCGCGCTCGCAGCCACGCGGGCGGGTGTCGACTCGACCATCGTGATGCCGAAGTACGCGCCCGTCTCGAAGGTGGAGGCGACCCGACGCTACGGCGGCGACGTCGTGCTCCACGGCATCGACTACGACGAGGCGCAGGCGCACGCCCACGAGATCGAACGCGAGGAGGACATGGTGTACCTCCACGCGTTCGAGGACGACCTCGTGATGGCCGGGCAGGGGACGATCGGCTTAGAGATCGCCGAGCAGTGCCCCGAGGTCGACACGGTGGTCGTCCCCATCGGCGGCGGCGGCCTCATCTCCGGCGTCGCGACGGCGCTGAAGGGCGCGCTCGACGACGTGCGCGTCGTCGGCGTGCAGGCCGCCGGCGCCGACTCCGCCGCCCGATCGATGCGAGAGGGCCACCGCGTCGAGTTGGCCGGCGTCGACACGGTCGCCGACGGCATCGCGGTGCGGGAGGTCGGCGAGCACACGTTCCCGTACATCCGCGAGCGCGTCGACGAGGTCGTCACCGTCGACGACGAGGAGATCGCGGAGGCGCTCACCCTCCTGCTCGAACGCTCGAAGACCGTCGTCGAGGGCGCGGGCGCGGTCGCGCTCGCGGCGGTGCTGGAGGAGAAGTTCGACTACGCTGAGGGCGAGACGATCGTCCCGGCGCTGTGCGGCGGGAACATCGACATGAACACGCTGATCACGGTGATCCTCCGTGGCCTCGTCCGCATGGGTCGGTACCTGAAGGTCTCGCTGGAGCTGAAAGACCGTCCCGGCGAACTGGAGCGCGTCGCGGGCATCATCGCCCGCGAGGACGCGAACGTGTACGCCTTGAGCCACGACCGCACCTCCCGCGACATCGCAGTCGACGCGGCGGATCTGGAGATCGAGTTGGAGACGCACGGCGACGAACACGCCGCGCGCGTCGTCGCCGCCTTAGAGGAGGCGGGGTACGAGGTCGAGGTGCTCGCGTAG
- a CDS encoding gamma-glutamylcyclotransferase family protein — protein MDVFVYGTLTEPERVRELLDSFAFVGAATLVGLRVVEGRYPTLALPAADGGADATAVGDAGDTADSTDSGDSTDRVPTHRTAEVDAAVGGRLLRTDEVDALDAYEGVADDLYTRVAVPLLAPDGTQRGEAAVYVGDPDRLGAAATWPGTAPFPERVRAALAERRVTVRERPER, from the coding sequence ATGGACGTCTTCGTCTACGGCACGCTCACCGAACCCGAGCGGGTGCGCGAACTGCTCGACTCGTTCGCCTTCGTCGGCGCCGCGACGCTCGTCGGCCTTCGGGTCGTCGAGGGTCGCTACCCCACGCTCGCGCTCCCCGCAGCCGACGGCGGAGCCGACGCGACCGCTGTCGGGGACGCTGGCGACACCGCCGACTCCACCGACTCCGGCGACTCCACCGACCGCGTCCCGACGCACCGGACGGCAGAGGTCGACGCGGCGGTCGGCGGTCGACTCCTGCGCACCGACGAGGTCGACGCGCTCGACGCGTACGAGGGCGTCGCCGACGACCTCTACACACGCGTCGCGGTCCCGCTGCTCGCTCCGGACGGCACGCAACGCGGCGAGGCCGCGGTGTACGTCGGCGACCCTGACCGACTCGGCGCGGCCGCCACCTGGCCGGGGACGGCCCCGTTCCCCGAGCGCGTACGGGCCGCGCTCGCCGAGCGTCGTGTTACGGTACGAGAACGACCGGAACGTTGA